In Microbacterium sp. ABRD28, the genomic stretch CGCGCCATCTGGAGATCATCGAGCGCTACGGGGTGACGGTCTACTACACCGCCCCGACGCTCATCCGCACCTTCATGGCGTGGTTCGGCGAGAGCCTGCCCGCCGGGTTCGACCTGTCGAGCCTGCGCCTCCTCGGCACCGTCGGCGAGGCGATCAACCCTGCCGCGTGGCTGTGGTTCCGCGAGACCTTCGGGCGGGGGGAGCTCCCCGTGATCGACACCTGGTGGCAGTCCGAGACCGGTGCGGCGATGGTCGCCCCGCTCCCGGGGGCGACGACCCTCGCGCCCGGCTCACCCACGCGCCCGCTCCCCGGTATCGACGTCGCCGTGGTCGATGACGACGGCGCCGAGATCGACCCGGGCGGGGCCGGCACCCTCGTGGTGAGACGCCCGTGGCCGGGGATGGCCCGCACCGTGTGGGGCGACCCCGCACGGTATCGGAGCGCCTACTGGTCGACCTTCGCCGGTCGCGGCGAGTGGGGCGGATACTACGTCGCCGGCGACGGCGCGACCCGCGACGAGGACGGCAACATCCGCATCCTCGGCCGCCTCGACGACGTCGTGAACGTCTCGGGGCACCGGTTGTCGACCATCGAGATCGAGTCGGCACTGGTCGCCCGCGACGACGTCGCCGAGGCGGGTGCCACCGGGGTGAGCGACCCGGTGACCGGCCAGCGCGTGGTCGTCTTCGCCGTCGCCGCCGGCCACGCGCGACCCGACGAGGCGACCCTCCGCGACGAGGTGGCCCGCGCGATCGGTCCGGTCGCCCGCCCCCACCGCGTGGTGTGCGTGCCGGAGCTCCCCAAGACCCGGTCGGGGAAGATCCTCCGGCGCCTGCTCGCCCAGCTCTGGGAGGCCGACCTCGATCGGCGTGCCGGGCGCGCGCCGGCGCCGCTCGGCGACACCACCTCCCTGCAGAATCCCGAGGCCGTCGCGGCGATCGCCGCGGCCCTGGCCGCCCACTGACCCCCCACTCCTCTCCGGAAAAGGACCCATGACCGACGACCATCGCTTCGGCTTCCGCACCCGCGCCCTGCATGCCGGCGGCACACCCGACGCCGCCACCGGCGCCCGGGCCGTTCCGATCTACCAGAGCACCTCGTTCGTCTTTGACGGCGCCAAGGACGCCGCCAATCTCTTCGCCCTGCAGAAGTACGGCAACATCTACTCGCGCATCGGCAACCCCACCGTCGCGGCCCTCGAGGAGCGCCTCGCCTCACTCGAGGGGGGCATCGGCGCGGTGGCGACGGCGTCGGGCATGAGTGCGGAGTTCATCACCTTCGCCGCCCTCGTCGGCGCGGGAGACCACGTGGTCGCGTCGGCGCAGCTGTACGGCGGCACGGTCACCCAGCTGGATGTCACGCTCCGGCGTTTCGGCGTGGAGACGACCTTCGTCGCCTCCACCGAACCGGCCGACTACGCCGCCGCCATCCGGCCGGAGACCAAGGTGCTCTACGTCGAGACGATCGGCAACCCGTCCGGGTCGATCGCCGACATCGAGGGACTCGCCGAGGTCGCCCACGCCTCCGGCATCCCGCTCGTCGTCGACTCGACCCTCGCCACGCCCTACCTCGCGCGCCCCCTCGAGCACGGCGCCGACATCGTCATCCACTCGGTGACGAAGTTCCTCGGCGGACACGGGACGACCCTCGGCGGGGTGGTGATCGAGAAGGGCACGTTCGACTGGGGCAACGGCAAGTTCCCGCAGATGACCGAGCCGGTGGCCTCGTACGGCGGGATCCGGTGGTGGGACAACTTCGGCGAGTACGGCTTCCTCACCAAGCTCCGCAGCGAGCAGCTGCGGGATATCGGACCGGCACTGAGCCCTCAGTCGGCGTTCCAGCTCCTGCAGGGAGTCGAGACGCTCCCGCAGCGGATCGACGCCCACCTCGCCGGGGCGCGCATCGTCGCCGAATGGCTGAACGAGGACCCCAGGGTCTCCTACGTGACCTGGGCGGGGCTCCCCGAGCACCCCCATCACGAGCGTGCGGAACGGTACCTTCCGCTCGGCCCGGGCTCGGTCTTCGCCTTCGGCATCCGCCCCGCGAGCACCGGCGGCGGGATCGACCCCGATGCCGCCCGCGCGGCGGGGGAGCGGTTCATCGACTCCCTGCAGCTCGCCTCGCACCTGGCCAACATCGGCGATGCGCGCACCCTCGTCATCCATCCCGCCTCCACGACCCATCAGCAGCTGAGCGCCGAACAGCTGAGCGCCGCGGGTGTCCCCGCCGACCTCGTGCGCATCTCGGTGGGGCTGGAAGACCCCGAAGACATCCTGTGGGACCTCGACCAGGCCCTCACCGCCGCGACGGGAGCGACCCGATGACCGACCCGTCCTGCGCCCTGCCCACCGTCCGTTCGTCGGCCGTGCCCGACGAACAGCCCGGCACGCCGGACGGCGCGGCGTGCGCGCTGCCCTCCGCCGCCGTGCCGGGTCGCACGTGGCAGGGCCCCGGCCCGCAGGAACGCTTCGAGATCCTCCGCCGCACACGATCGGTCGCGATCGTCGGCGCCTCCGACAACCCCGCGCGCGCCAGCTTCTTCGTCGCGACCTATCTGCTGGGGAGCGCGCCGTACGACGTGTACTTCGTCAACCCCCGCGCCCACACCATCCTCGGGCGGCCCGCTTACGCGTCGCTGGCGGATCTGCCGGTCACCCCCGACCTGGTCGACGTCTTCCGTCGCCACGACGACCTGCCGGGCGTCGCGGCCGAGGCGGTCGCTGCCGGTGCGAAGACCCTGTGGTTGCAGCTCGGCTCGTGGCACGAGGATGCCGCCGCCCTCGCGGAGGAGGCCGGGTTGTCGGTCGTCATGGATCGGTGCGTCAAGATCGAACACGCGCGGTTCCACGGAGGACTTCACCTCGCGGGATTCGACACCGGCGTGATCAGCTCACGGCGGCAACTGCTCAGCCGACGCGCGGACCTGTAGAATGGTCGGATGGCGCGGCTCGGCCGACCACCCCGCGCCCGAGGACTTCTCCGCCGACATCCTTTCGAACCAGGAGGTTCAGCCATGGCCGGAACCAACCAGGGCATCATCGAGCCCCCCATCGACAGCCTTCTCGAGAAGGTCGACTCGAAGTACCAGCTCGTCATCTACGCCGCCCGTCGTGCGCGTCAGATCAACGACTACTACTCCGACCTGCACGAGGGGAACCTCTTCGACAACGTCGGTCCGCTCGTGGACTCCACGGTCGAGGACAAGCCGTTGACGATCGCCCTTCACGAGATCAACGAAGACAAGCTGCGCCTGCGGGCCGCCGAGTAAGTCGTTCTCGAGTCCCTGCCCGGGGTGGCTGTCGGCCACCCCGGGCATACTTGTGCCCGTCCCCGCGAGATCTGG encodes the following:
- a CDS encoding O-acetylhomoserine aminocarboxypropyltransferase/cysteine synthase family protein — protein: MTDDHRFGFRTRALHAGGTPDAATGARAVPIYQSTSFVFDGAKDAANLFALQKYGNIYSRIGNPTVAALEERLASLEGGIGAVATASGMSAEFITFAALVGAGDHVVASAQLYGGTVTQLDVTLRRFGVETTFVASTEPADYAAAIRPETKVLYVETIGNPSGSIADIEGLAEVAHASGIPLVVDSTLATPYLARPLEHGADIVIHSVTKFLGGHGTTLGGVVIEKGTFDWGNGKFPQMTEPVASYGGIRWWDNFGEYGFLTKLRSEQLRDIGPALSPQSAFQLLQGVETLPQRIDAHLAGARIVAEWLNEDPRVSYVTWAGLPEHPHHERAERYLPLGPGSVFAFGIRPASTGGGIDPDAARAAGERFIDSLQLASHLANIGDARTLVIHPASTTHQQLSAEQLSAAGVPADLVRISVGLEDPEDILWDLDQALTAATGATR
- a CDS encoding CoA-binding protein encodes the protein MTDPSCALPTVRSSAVPDEQPGTPDGAACALPSAAVPGRTWQGPGPQERFEILRRTRSVAIVGASDNPARASFFVATYLLGSAPYDVYFVNPRAHTILGRPAYASLADLPVTPDLVDVFRRHDDLPGVAAEAVAAGAKTLWLQLGSWHEDAAALAEEAGLSVVMDRCVKIEHARFHGGLHLAGFDTGVISSRRQLLSRRADL
- the rpoZ gene encoding DNA-directed RNA polymerase subunit omega, whose amino-acid sequence is MAGTNQGIIEPPIDSLLEKVDSKYQLVIYAARRARQINDYYSDLHEGNLFDNVGPLVDSTVEDKPLTIALHEINEDKLRLRAAE